ATGTACCTGTATTTTACCAGAAAACCTAGAAAGAAGTCTAAAAGTAAAAAGGATGTAACCAAACTAAGCAAGCCTTCTCTTGATGCATGACAcgattttcattttcaaaacattttgacacTGACTGCACGAGGGAATTTAGACAACCAAGTTGTATAATATTCATTAATGCTGAAATCTGGCAAAAACAAGTGCCTGGTGGGAAAAATTTGGCCATAATAGATtccttttaaaagtaaatactaTTTTCTGCATTCAGCCTCACATCTCCACCCAGAGGAAAAGCCTTGATATGCATGACAATTTCTGTCATcttgtcatttttcatttaaatgcaaactattttattagtttatcaGAAATGGACAAATAATGAAAGGTAGATGATATTATCCATTTGCCAAAGTTTTATATAATAATCcgatttttaaagtgtttttctgGTAGATGAAAGATGTCTGCAATAACTACCGGATTGTTTACGTTTGCCTTCGTGAGCAAgtgataaaaactaatttatttgcaaaaaggAGAATTTATCAGATGACTTGACAACATGCCGCTGTTTTTTGACTAAGCTGACaaagaacaaatgttttgaGATTTGATGTACTTTCATATGTAAAGGTGTAAATATGTACATGTATAGTTACAGAGAtgtccataaaaataaaaattattctgtCAAAACAGCCTGTTTGAATACATCTAATTTATagtcatttcattttgttgttggcTGTTTCTCTGACAATATTCAGCTATTGTGACAACTTGAGTATGAATGTTGCACCATGTATTTGGTGCTCAGTAACACCGACACCTTTTAAAATCTAATAGGATGTAAATCCCTTTTAAGCTGCTCAAGCAGTGCATATGCTGCTCTTTACACTTATATGCAAGTTGTCTTTTTAGGCCTACTGGCCTAAATAGACAACTTGGCGTTGTTGTTATTTCACACCACCCACAGACGGACTGGAGACAACTTATGGAAGTTAATTGATTCGTTCTGTATGCTACTAATCGGTGTTATACTGTTTGGGAAGTGGTAGAGATTGTGACTTTGGTTTAAGAGTCGGAGTTGTGTTGCAAAACCAAAGACTTAAGATTTGACTCACTCTCTTGGCTGAGAGCAATTCCGGTCCTCAAGAAGAACTACgctgcatattttagatgtgtctctgttccagaacacctgattcaaatgactgAATGCACTTGATGGCACGATggccatcaagtgctgcagaagcctATAAATCACCCATTTATTGAAGTCTGGTGTGTGGCAGACCGGGCTTTCTCGGTTGCTATCCTCTGAGAAAGGACCTCAACTTTCTCAGAGATGCGGCCTGAGAAGGTTGCTCTTTTGTATGACAGCTAGAGACCTCAGCTCTGACAGGTTTGACATGCATATTCTTCTGCGAAAGTGTACGCTTTATTTATTCGCAATTGATAATCATAAAATCTGTTTAACATTAAATGACTTCAGAATGTTTTGttagaacaaaataaacttaGCTTGCCTCCAACATCATGTTCTCTTAGAATGAGGATAAGAAAACTCTCCAAGTCCTATTTAGTGaggtattttttaaagaagtcGACAATATGAAGTGCCTGGATTTGAATCCTGACCTGGGGTCTTtatgcacggagtttgcatgttctcctttTCCATGGGAGACATCTCAAAGAGGTAAGACTGGATTTGGACTTTGTTGTAATTTGAGTATTAAGCTCCTTTTGCACTGCACCGCTGGACCCGGGTCGGCCCGATCGTTGTTGCATTAGCACTTCCAGTCCGGTACCATCGACCTCCCTGGAACCTGGAGAGCTGTGGTTGCAATCGGGCTGGCCAGACAGGGCCAGTTTGGAGTTAGCTGTTGATTGGTTCATTGACTGCGGGGGCGGGACAAAGATCAGATCTCTGGATCAGAGGAGCACTAGACTTTCTCGATGGCTGTCATTTCAATGTGCTGCATCAATAAATTCCCGTCATAATCTACCGTATTCTTACCCTACACTGGGATTACAATCGCCTCTTCAGCCACAGATTTTAAtggtaaatgtaaataacatttctctAATTGAACCGATCAGAAGTCGGCAAGGCTGTGAACGAGGAGATTTCCGCATCTGGCGTCACTCCAGCCAGGAAATCCCGCCTACTGCAGCGGTAGTTCAGCTGGCTGCAAGTCCTGCTCAGAGACAACATTCAGATGAGATTTTCTTTTCGTTAAATGTAAAGCTGAGGGAAACATTTACCTCAGCTTTACATTTAacgaaaaacaaatcaaaaaatccCATCCCATTTTTTCTGTATGAAAAAATGGGACGGGAGACCCAAGAAGAAAACTGTTCTGCGGCTGCTGGGGAGATCACCGGGGTAGCTTTAGCAATAATTCGATTTAAGTGACTTATCCTGCTCAATGCAAAACGACCAGGGCCATAGCACCAATAGGACTGGGTCAAACGGAGCTGGGCTGGGCCAGGCCGGACCCTGCAGTGCAAAAAGGGCTTTAGTCTAAACCGAGTCCCCAATCCAGGCATCGGGCGCCGGTGTCCTGCAGGTTCtagatgtgtctctgtttcAACTTGAGATTGAAACAGAGACcagtttaattcattttaagatTAAACTCTGTAACAACTAGTAAGCACGTTCCTATGGCATGGCCTTTGATCTCCTCCATTCTAACACAAGCAAGTTGCAAACATAACACCTTCAGGCCCTCCAATATTTCCTCTGGAGACTGCAGTCATTCATCTTTTCCACCCACACTCACACAGTATGACATGTGccacaataaaaacagtttcatcACTTATGGCATTAACTCTTTCATCTCTGGGAGGTTTAGATCAGAACCTAGATCATCTCATGTCTGTGTAGCAAAACCCTGCACATAGAACCCCATCTGTGAGCTCCACACAGCAGTGAAGTGATCTGTGGAGATAGAGCGATTACTATGACAAATGTGAAGAAAGAGCGCTGAAtccttttacaaaaacaatgacACCCCCCACTGCTATGTTTTAATCTGTAAACACCGAGCCCCCCACGGCTGCTTATGATCTCTCTCTAAGTTCCCCCGTGTCCCTTGATTAACGCACAACAAACGTTAATGTTTTACTATGCAAATTATACAAagcattttgtgaaaataaaattttgttagtttttgtatttttaaaatccaactACTGAGCATACAGACTGCTGCTGCCTTACTTGTGACAGAATGGGACATTCTTAGGAGCTCAGTGAATTGCAGGAAGGTACCATGACTGGACATCACTTAAGTCCAGTTTGGAAATTTTCTTACAATTACATATTCCAACTGTTAGTAGTACTACATCAAAGTGGAAGCAAGGCAGCCCTCTaatcaatataaaatatgtaaacaattaCTAGAAAACCATCACCCTGTGCTTGTGGCCAGGCAGCCCCGGGCATGGAGCCAAATCAAAAGCCACCACCGCTCTTTTCAACAATGATtttccaaaatgtgaaaatagagtctctaaagcaaaaaaacagagatgagTGGAATGAAACAGAGGACTGCCAATTGAGAGaggaaaccaaaccaaaactgaaGGCAGACATTTGGCTGCATGAGGACGGCTTAAACCAACTAACCAAAAGCCGACAGGATTCAGGTCTGTCTCAAACGTCGAAAGGAGGGTCATTTTCCTGTTTGGAGCTGCCAAGCTCTTGCAGtcatcatttttctttgttctaaTTGGTTTCTTTTCTGAATATAACTGTGTCAAAACTTTATTCATGGCAATCTATACATCTGTTCTTATAGTTCACATTCATTgttaaatgttctgtttaagttttttgttgttgtttttttgtttttatgaagtttgccttttattttgcatttacaattgtttttcttttacttttacaaataatactcacaaacgaactaaaactatttcagtttgtctgatttttatttgatataatGGTGGTACCATCCAGAGCCACCAGACGAACATTTCCAACATGAGATGAATTTTGGATGAAGGAATTTTGAATCTCCTTGAGGGAGAGAGGACTGAAACCCATTATTTTCTCTGCTGGGGAGCCGTGCAGAGGCATTTAATCACTTGGATTGTCAAAGCAAAGCTCCTTTTTCCTTTGAAATATAGTCCATCACAGAATATGTGCTAGCAAACTAGATTATTAGATAGAGAAACTGTGGTGTATGTAAAAAGGTGTAGAAGAGCGGTCTCCACACCTCTTTACATACACTGCACAGCCCTGCAGGAGAACAGCTGCTCCGTCAGAGAAAATATGATGGGccattttacatatttagctGTTTAAAAGCAAGAAACTGAAGGGCTGTGATCAAGTGGCAGATACGCTGCAAGAGACCTAAGCTGGGTTAAAGCAGAAGGGATGTCGACAAACATCGAAAATACgtcattgttttgatttttaaaaaatgttcccTTAACTCATCCGGGTTGATCTCTGCTTCCTTGCTCCTCTGGTTTGTTAATCCCTTGTTTTATCTAAGCTGTCTTgaatacaacagaaaacaagattATCACCCAAAGTGGAGGCTTAGCTTAAAGCAGTTGCTTTGGCAAACCTGATTTGTTGTGTGCAGCCATGTTCAGCCAGCCATATAAACTAACAGTGTGTCCTGCGGCTCCCCATGAGAGACCCACTGACCTGGCTAATATGGAGGCTGCCCTCTgagcaccacaaacacacacagacctaTACGCATTATGGTAGGCTATTAAGAAAGGACCTGAATCCTGCTAAAGTTCATAATCCAGTCTGATTTGACAACTTAGTGTCCTCCCTGTCTGCTCAGCGCTAGCCTCCGCTATGTACTGCAAACATTTATGTTCCCTCCTCTGTGCCCTGGTGAATTGTTTGCTCTGTTACTATTTTAGACTTTGGTTAGATTGCCATTTCAAGCATGAACCCCATTCCTTATATGTGAGCCTAAAGCCACTGTCAGCAGAACAagagaagatgtttttttataaacagtAAGATATTATGTCCTACTTGCCTGTTGAGCGTGAGAATTTACCCCGGAAGTGCAGCCAGTCTTAAAGGAACAAATCAACCATTTCTTTGTTCATATTTCTAACTTTGAGAAGACTGAACTTTCTGCTATAGTAGTTTACACTTAActtacatataaataaaaaaaaattgactaaAGGAACACAATTGTTCAGCGTGCctgatttaaaacataaacatgatgTTCAGTAGTGATGCTGACTTGGTTATTAGTGCTAATGAGGAAGAGATGTGATTTAAGCAGAAACCAGGCCTGTTCCAGCCTGTTCTCTGTCACTCTTACAGGACAAGGAAAGGAGTTTGCATGTAcatctgaaaaaagaaacagtagCCAGACTCTGCAACCTGGTTGTTAAACAGGTTCAATAAATTCGGGGACAACTGAAGAATATCCCAACTCTAATCAGAGAGTCCATGAACATTAAATACTacgattttgtttttctttgaaatttaaATATGCTGTGCCACAGAGGTTCTTTATTTCTTAGCCGCTCATCAAGTAAGGTACAGGTATCGTGATCTTGACAAGTAAGAAGATGGATGCAAGAAAACTGTCTAAACTTTCCAATATCTGTAGTCGGAGCATTaattaaagacttttaaaaaactggAGCAAACGTGGACGGACAAAGACCCAAATTAGTCTTGACACAACACACAGTGAGGCGTTCGTAAGGGAAGTAAAAGCAAATCTCTAAAGCTCATTGGTAGAGAGTGAAAGTAATTTCTTTTCAGTATGAGACTATGCTACtttaataaaagattaatttatattaatgtTTCTTACACAACTTTACCAGAAGTTGCAATGAATGAAGAACATACTGTATAGCAATTAAACTGCAACTTTTGGattactgaattaaaaaaatggcTTACAGTCAAAAAAGCAATTATGCTGTTTTCAGTGTCCAGGCACTCCAAAAAGATTTCGCTGGAGGAATACAGTCTGattatgtttctctgtttacAGGGGGGAAAAGTTCTCATTTGCCTGGGCTCGTCAGTGCTTTGGTCTGTTTGTTGCGTATTCTATGCTTGAAATACGATGTTGTTGAATTTGAGAAATATTGAGTTATACACTTATTTGGaaactaaatgtatttattcatttcactttagttattttaagcatttattttaaatgatcacattaaaactgcaaaaatttGTCTGTAGATTTGAATTTAGAAGGTGGGTTTTAGTTACGTAAGATTTCACTGAGATTAAAACGCATTTGTTATTTATCTCTGCAGGTTTCaattaaatctaaatttcaGAGAAGAGTCACATGTTTCACAACTATTGGGTCAAAAGCTTGCAGTGTGttatttttctcagttattgacttaattttgctcttttgatcttttttttcttagtcgCTCAAAAAGCCTTTAAAGCCTGAAGCTCAATCAGCACAGATGGGACTGATGGATAGCTACGcacacattaacacacacatcagagtgagatttaaaaaatatgatgcaagaaatgtttatttccctgtaaactttattttaaaatggatgGTTGCTTTTGAATCCTGTATGTCTTATTATATTTATGTGGATTCTGATTGGAAAACTAATATTCAGAAAAGTTCTCCAaccaatctgactgaacttgaaCTATTTTGGAAGGAAAAATCTGATAACAAATAGACTGTGATTGCAGTAGTTTTACAAAGTAGTGACTCAAGAAGTTttattgacataaaataatCTTGGCTCATCTAATTCTTTAGCAGTAATTAAACATATGTACACACATCCAGAAGAGTCTCTGAGACACTGGAGGCCTCTTGATCCTCTTCTATAACACTCCCACTGGACAAGATGCACACAGGCACTTATGAGCCAACTTTAATGTGACTTTATGCCAAAGCTGTTGGAGGACAGCTGAGAAGTCCCTTTGCACTGAGCGGCACTCTGTGCAGTTAGCTGCACAATAAGTCAGACCTGCATCCCTTCATAACCCTCATTTATCACAGACCTGTGAGCCTCTTCAGCCTGGGGTAGAGAAAACACAAGAATTAAACTCCAACAGCTACGAAAGCTGCGCTCACTCTTGCTCATCATAATCTGCATAAACGATCAGACCGTATTTTATTGGGAGTTGCTGAACTCTTGCTTTCTACTACTTTCAATTTGGAAAGGTTTCCAGGCAAAGACATGGAGCCCACAGTGGTGCCGAGAGAAGACAGAGGACAGAGGAACACTACTGAGGTAAACTCAGAATGTTACAATTAACATGGATAGTTTTCAGATAAAGTACTAGATCTAAGGTACATTATCTAAAAACTAAGGTTTCAAATTTATGTGCATGTCTGTGTTTATCCTTTAAAGTTAATTGGCCAGAAAAATGCTAAACTAAATTATTcattcttttttcccccccaagtaGCAggatttcttgtgtttttttaagtagtCTGAATTGGTTGTTCTCCAGGTTTTCTAGGCAtctttcaatcaatcaataaatcagattttatttgtatagcacctttcagcaacaaggcatttcaaagtgctttacatcataaaagcacaaaatataaagtcatagaacacacagtcaacattacattttgccgtCATTACACATTAGATTATTGATTAACGTTTAATAATTATGTTacaaagcaactctaaacaggtgggtttttagtctaggtTTAAAGAAACTatgtgtttcggctgttttgcagttttctggaattttgttccagatttgttgTGCATAGaagcttcaaaatattttggggactttagcttttttttttgttttactcattttacAGCCCATCTACCTAAATATGACAGCCTAGATTATAATGTAGATTGActgaaaagaagaggaaagtcGACAAGTAGAACCAGAGAGGTCAGGTCTGAAACAGCTATCTAACGAGAGTGACCTCTATCTAAAAGTTGTTCCTTTATCAAATTATAAAAACCTGACACAAGACTTTGTGACTTTCAATGTATGTTGAAAATCACCATATTTTGCtgaattacaaaatattttatgtaagctgtgttttctgaatttttctttCGATTAACAAAATACATAAGCACAAATTGTGTCATTCCTGTTGTAACAAAGTTTCCAAAGATCAGCTATGGATCACTGTAAATAGAAGATGTGatttgtttcacaaaaatatgtgtgaggaggagaaagagggaTACAGTTTTCTTAGAGGTCACTACAttcaaaacctttttcttgGTCATGTGTGAATGTGAATGGTTTACTTGTGCAGAGCCATTTTAGTGGTATCTGGTATGTAATACTGCACACTGCCATCTACTGGATAACTAGCGTAAGTGCACAATAAACGTCCATGCCATATCGAGCCAGAAATCCCATATACTGCTTTAATTGATTTTTCATGAGCTGGAAATTCCAGTTAATCATATGTCCATTAAAGTGGACATCATGCATCACTGCTTATATCTACCTACTTGTTCTTTACCAAGAAGAACAAATACCTTGTTCACAGAGTATGAAGAAGAGAATTAGAAAACGACTCTCTCTCAGAAAAAAAGGGATATGGAGGAATTAAGCTGAGGATTTGCTACCCGACTGCTCAAATGTAACACATTATACTTTTTAGGGTGGTCATGGTAGTGGTAGTCATGGTGTCAAAAATTGACATTCAGTTTTTACCTTTTgtcaaaagttatcaaaaactAGATTTGCAGCCACACAGCCAAAGTTGTACAAAGacatattaaaaatgttcagaaaccCTCAGTGTCTGTTAGAAAAACAATTGTTAAATTTCTTATATTTCCACTGTATAGCTGGTGTGGTGCACAACTTCATAAAGGCTCTGGTCATACAGAGCGCTATTTGCATGGGGCCATCAATTCTACAAGACATATAAAATGTGCATCTATGCTCTACTTtctatttcaggcagctgatgCTCAGAGACTGCGCCAAAAATTGGAGAGGTGCAGAGTTGACCCCGATCATTTACTTGGGATTGTGGGTATTGTAGGCACCGTTCTCaacctgctggtggtggtgttGGTGTATATCTACACCCCTGTTTAACGAGTACAAGGAAACGCTTACATAAGTAGATCTACTGATGGCTTGCAGTACATTTTCTTGTATTAGTATTTTGTTCGGCAGATGTTTGTAATTGTGACTGGTCATTTTAATCTACTGTGTCTTATTCAaacatcagtttaaaatatatttggtgTGTATTTAGTGAATTGTGAATGCGCAAGATTCAGAAGTCGTAAACATGAAATTATACTGTGGTGATATTTAATAATGTGACAGCATTTGCAACAGCGCGTGTTGTTTGAACtacagagttttattttaatgtctcttTATGTGAATGTTTCTTGGTCATTTACTGAAGTTTTGTATTATGATGCTTTTTGTggtaattaattttgtttgatttttagcttatgattttcttttaagcaaCAATATTCATCTACTCTAGAAGTCCcttctgaaaaacaacaaaaataaatacatgataTATTCAAcccacaaacaaaataaatcaaaaacctgGACAGCATCCATAGAAATCAGAgactaacattttatttataatccttcagattttaaatatacaatttattctttaaaaaaagtagactttttttgctttaaaggaagaaaaagaataacATGTTCGGTTAAATTTCTATTAACAGAAAGCTACATACAGCCACTGTCagttaaatacaacaaaaggCAACTTAcaaacactttttacttttatatgcAGGGACAGCTTGCATCCACTTAAGTAAAACAATATACTGTTCCTCTTTGTGTCTTACTCTGAAATTACTAAATGTATATGTGTGTATGATgctgtttgaaaaatatgtcaTCATTTCAGTCAGTTGTAATGCATTGATTAAGGTGTAGGTGAAGTTAAATAACCATGGTTGATATTAATATCAGGCAGTATTTGGCAGCTGGTGATAATGTCGATCTTCTCGGAAACGGCCTTCAGATCGTCCAGAATTAATCTGATACTGTGGGAAGCATTGATGATGGCACTCTGGGATGTATTCAGCTGAGATGTCACACTGTGGACCTaatttacaaacacaaagttaacCAATAAACTGAGAAGGTACTTCTTACTGTATGGAAAGAAATTCTGTCGGCTCTAAGGTGCATGTCTGCATTGCATGTCAgaacttttactttattaaacacaaaataattcatatctCTGGGAGAATTTCATTGGAagtaatcttttattttgaccagcatgtttcttctgattgaaagaaatattaatgtttttggagTGGGCCAGTTAGGGTACCGACTTGAAACTGATCTCAGCTAAAGATCagggtgatggcaaagaggCCATCCAACCTCAAAGGCTGTTAAGAGTTCATCACTAAAGAACATTCATTAAATTGCTAGTGGAAGCAGAGAAAGCCGGTCAGCAAATACAAGAATGATTTGAATGTTATAATGccaaaatagatttttccaGTAATTACTGCAGTGATAAATATTTTGTGATGTGGCATTTTTACacataaagtaaaaaaggatttttttattcgTCTTATTTTGCTCTATTATCTTTTGAGAGATCCCTGTCACATTTCCTATCAAAAACaagttaaatcaaaaatattctaCATCTGAAACTGCcaagggtatgaataattttgactttattatttaGGTGTGGAATTGTTTCATCTAAATTAGATGACAGATTATACCAGAAGTGGTGCAACAGGGAAGAAAGACTTTAGATAAGTATTAAGTCATGCATTGACAAATTATTGGTTCAAGTTGAAACACAGCATACCTCCTTACTGGCACTGCCGTAAACCTGTCGGACCCTCTGCCCCACATCGGTATACAGCCGGCTGTTGGactccagcagcttctgctgtAGAAGGGTATCTCCTGCTAACAGAATTATAAAAGGAGCAGGGACTGAAACTTGACAGCTACCTAAtagataaaaacaatcaaacaagaAATTTTAATGGACAAAGACCTTCTAAGTTTGTGTGATATGGTTAGGTtgataacataaaaatatgtaaagccGGTAATGAATCTTTTGTTTCACCGTTATTTGTCACAAATAAAGTTCTATGAAATTAATCTgatatttatgtctttttttaagttgtcCTTCCCCATACAATGCCACTGACATGGTGGTAtctgtaaaaagtattttaccttctgaaataaataattgcagAAGGTAAACCCCAATAAAGTTCTGGATCAGCACCATTACACCAAATTGTgtaatgaatttttaaatatcagacaGGAAACTTATCATATACTCCTCTTAAATTCAGTGAAGGAGACAGTGTCTGTATCCATCTTTATTATATGACTAATGCAAATGTAGTCAGGCTTTTTAACGTTAGCCAACAAATTAATACTAAACGCTGGACTTGGAGATGCCCTGAGAATTTCATTGGTGACCTGAATTTTAAGCTTGAGCGACCCTAATCTGAGATGAACTATAAATTCCCATTACTGAATGCACCATGCTAAAGAACTGCTAGGTTATTCTAACGACAACACCAATCATAGTGGTTACCGATGTTATTGAGGGAAAAAGACTCAAAATTACCTTCTTTCAGGATGAAAATGGTGTTTAAAACATCAGATGCAGTACAGAGATGCACAAAGCTTAACATCAATACATTATTTCACAATGGCATGTTCTCCAAACACTGTTCACATACAAACCAGCAACAAAACAGGGATTAGATTGGTGATTTTGTGCTGTTGCCTCTGTGCATCAACACAGAGCTGTGTATGTGTCCTCACCATAAGGCTTGTGTGAAGGGCTCGGCCTGTCATCTACTATGGACTGCACATCGGGGTTGTCTCTGACCACAATAAGAGGGGGCAGCTCTCTCTTGAGTATCTGAGCACTCTCCTGAGCCATTACAGAGGATCTGACCGCCTGCTGCGGATCATCTTCACTGTCCGTCTCCGAGGCTTCCCCAGGAACCTGACAGCATCCATTAAACGCATTAAGAAAAATAGAGCTCAAATGctcaaagtttatttgtatttctatttgctaaccTTGGCTCCTCCTGCGGTAGTTTGGTGAGAAGTTAGAGAAGTGATGTAGACTTCATCATCGGAGTCCGTTTCAGACGCTTCCCCCTGCACCACTATCGGGTATCTGCTGCTGGACATGGctggaaacacaacaaaacaacagtGGATGGGCAGCGAAAGGACTCAATTTGAATTTGTCACTTCATTGCAAATAAAAGAATGGGGGGTTTGCATTACACAATGGATACATGAGCAGAATCAAATTCAGAAAATGTCCAACCTTTCCTGTCGAAAACAAATCACATGAGCGAGGAAGTAGCTTGCTTTCTAAGATCCAATCAAATCGGATACAGGAAGCGCATGAAAAATACGCTTTGTATTTTGATTGGTTCCCGGTATGTTACAGATGTTTGTGTATTACGCCGGTGTACTCGGAAGCTACATCTAGATGTGAACCTGCTGTTTATCTGGTATCAGGGAGGCTGTTCAATcactagattattttttataacttaCCTTGTCTTTAGTAGCACAAACAGGGTTCTTCTCCTGTTGATAATCCATATAAATTGATCAAAGTACCTTTAACTTCGCCTGCATACTTTTTACGGAGTGCCCTGGCGGATATATCGAGTGCAACTTGAGAAGCAGAAGTAGGCTAGCAGAGTACGGGAGGTTTGACAAGTAAGCTAATATAGTGAAAATTTGAATCTGATGCGATATTTGTGGTGGTTAATTTCTATAAGTGATccttctattgttttttttttctctactacGTTTTCGTATAGCCCATTCTGTTGGGctaagaaatatttcattacCGGTTGCTAACCAAATCTagctagctaatgctaaacagAAGAACAGGATTTTAATGTTTACAGCTGATTTTCTTAATGTCCCATCCTGTCATAGAGCTTTATGTTAATTTTGAGTGTTTTTACAGAATGGCAGACGACTCCTTGTTTGAGTTTCTCCATATGGAGATTGTTTCGCACATTTTCAATGAGCAGCAGTCGAGTAAAGGAGAGCTGGACAACAAGGTCTGTTTATTTACAAGCTTGagtcaaattgtttttttctgatatagAGAAAGCCTGTAAGCAATTGCATAGCCCTAATCCATTaatacatacaaaaataaaaactgtaagaTAAAATTTAAAGCTGCAAAGTTAGCAAAACGCAAAAAATATGATACTTAAATTACTTTTGGGCATGTAGGATATTAATACATACCAGGTAATTGCTTAGTCTGTGTTCTCTCCTCTCTAAATTCTGTGTAGCAC
Above is a window of Xiphophorus hellerii strain 12219 chromosome 18, Xiphophorus_hellerii-4.1, whole genome shotgun sequence DNA encoding:
- the bloc1s3 gene encoding biogenesis of lysosome-related organelles complex 1 subunit 3 isoform X1, which codes for MSSSRYPIVVQGEASETDSDDEVYITSLTSHQTTAGGAKVPGEASETDSEDDPQQAVRSSVMAQESAQILKRELPPLIVVRDNPDVQSIVDDRPSPSHKPYAGDTLLQQKLLESNSRLYTDVGQRVRQVYGSASKEVHSVTSQLNTSQSAIINASHSIRLILDDLKAVSEKIDIITSCQILPDININHGYLTSPTP
- the bloc1s3 gene encoding biogenesis of lysosome-related organelles complex 1 subunit 3 isoform X2; protein product: MSSSRYPIVVQGEASETDSDDEVYITSLTSHQTTAGGAKVPGEASETDSEDDPQQAVRSSVMAQESAQILKRELPPLIVVRDNPDVQSIVDDRPSPSHKPYGDTLLQQKLLESNSRLYTDVGQRVRQVYGSASKEVHSVTSQLNTSQSAIINASHSIRLILDDLKAVSEKIDIITSCQILPDININHGYLTSPTP
- the bloc1s3 gene encoding biogenesis of lysosome-related organelles complex 1 subunit 3 isoform X4, which produces MSSSRYPIVVQGEASETDSDDEVYITSLTSHQTTAGGAKVPGEASETDSEDDPQQAVRSSVMAQESAQILKRELPPLIVVRDNPDVQSIVDDRPSPSHKPYGDTLLQQKLLESNSRLYTDVGQRVRQVYGSASPQCDISAEYIPECHHQCFPQYQINSGRSEGRFREDRHYHQLPNTA
- the bloc1s3 gene encoding biogenesis of lysosome-related organelles complex 1 subunit 3 isoform X3 — translated: MSSSRYPIVVQGEASETDSDDEVYITSLTSHQTTAGGAKVPGEASETDSEDDPQQAVRSSVMAQESAQILKRELPPLIVVRDNPDVQSIVDDRPSPSHKPYAGDTLLQQKLLESNSRLYTDVGQRVRQVYGSASPQCDISAEYIPECHHQCFPQYQINSGRSEGRFREDRHYHQLPNTA